The Bartonella birtlesii IBS 325 genome has a window encoding:
- a CDS encoding DUF1465 family protein: protein MSVHKRPYDEPIIMIEHDAFENAFNRLYEETMALIEQTATYIDTEGKYTARFLSAEISAIYAKEAMYLSTRLMQIASQLLLLRAEREGEMTSEQIQKELGKVSLHTPTLQLESAHWQELPEVFRCFVARSLRLEARMQYMRIGKEDGCSDVLEEDNPVGRQIELLKIAFRRS from the coding sequence GTGAGCGTACATAAACGTCCCTATGATGAACCCATTATCATGATCGAGCATGATGCTTTTGAAAATGCTTTTAACCGCCTTTATGAAGAAACAATGGCGCTGATTGAACAAACAGCTACTTATATTGATACGGAAGGGAAATATACTGCTCGTTTCCTCTCAGCAGAGATTTCTGCAATCTATGCCAAAGAAGCTATGTATTTAAGTACAAGGCTTATGCAAATTGCTTCTCAACTCCTCCTCCTTCGTGCAGAGCGTGAAGGAGAAATGACATCAGAACAAATACAAAAAGAACTGGGCAAGGTATCACTTCATACACCAACTTTGCAATTGGAAAGTGCGCATTGGCAAGAGTTGCCAGAAGTTTTCCGCTGCTTTGTTGCGCGTTCTCTTCGGCTAGAAGCGCGTATGCAATATATGCGCATCGGTAAGGAAGATGGTTGTAGCGATGTTTTGGAAGAGGATAATCCAGTGGGCAGACAAATCGAATTGCTGAAAATAGCGTTTAGACGTTCTTAG
- the ruvC gene encoding crossover junction endodeoxyribonuclease RuvC, with protein MAETIRIIGIDPGLRRTGWGVIDLSGNRFQFVAAGTLSSDVGRDLASRLCQLYKGLLEVVDQFQPHEAAVEHVFVNKDATATLKLGQARAIALLVPAQAKLPVFEYAPNKVKKSVIGVGHGDKEQIHMMVKVLLPRAEFDSSDAADALALALCHSMHRTSFSPRLKAMI; from the coding sequence ATGGCAGAGACGATTCGTATTATAGGTATTGATCCCGGATTACGGCGTACAGGGTGGGGTGTTATCGATCTCTCCGGTAATCGCTTTCAATTTGTGGCGGCTGGAACGCTTTCTTCCGATGTAGGCCGTGATCTTGCTTCTAGATTATGCCAGCTGTACAAAGGACTTTTAGAGGTTGTTGATCAATTTCAGCCCCATGAAGCTGCTGTGGAACATGTGTTTGTTAATAAAGATGCTACGGCAACTCTAAAACTTGGACAAGCACGCGCTATTGCTTTATTGGTGCCTGCGCAAGCAAAGCTTCCCGTTTTTGAATATGCTCCAAATAAAGTCAAAAAATCTGTTATTGGTGTTGGACATGGCGATAAAGAGCAAATTCACATGATGGTGAAAGTTTTGTTGCCACGCGCTGAATTTGACAGCAGCGATGCGGCTGATGCTTTGGCACTTGCTCTGTGTCACAGTATGCATCGTACCAGCTTCTCTCCTCGTTTAAAGGCCATGATATGA